Proteins found in one Brevinematales bacterium genomic segment:
- a CDS encoding transglycosylase SLT domain-containing protein, whose translation MNSVKVLLAALVIEFGLMFIPYAYFTACSPSAFQNALAQVPNEDSVLRDKLIGKTMQIITENDEMTDEKKAILPDVVDSVIKHSAEYGVDPELVLSVIYAESRFDPDVTSSAGAKGLMQVLNPDYDGLPDSVMFDIDRNIQMGIAEFAGYLEQYDSVMKSLYRYNGMKMKTYSKSVQISKESYYYAIRVMDIYYLYKNPQG comes from the coding sequence ATGAATAGCGTAAAAGTATTACTGGCCGCTCTGGTGATAGAGTTCGGCCTGATGTTTATTCCGTATGCTTATTTCACAGCATGCAGCCCGTCGGCGTTCCAGAACGCGCTCGCGCAGGTTCCGAATGAGGATTCTGTACTCAGGGACAAGCTGATCGGGAAGACGATGCAAATCATCACCGAGAACGACGAGATGACTGACGAGAAAAAGGCAATTCTGCCGGATGTGGTCGATTCCGTTATCAAGCATTCCGCCGAGTACGGGGTTGACCCGGAACTCGTTCTGTCCGTCATCTACGCGGAAAGCCGTTTCGACCCCGATGTGACCAGTTCCGCCGGGGCGAAGGGACTGATGCAGGTGCTGAATCCCGACTACGACGGGCTGCCCGATTCGGTGATGTTCGACATCGACCGGAATATCCAGATGGGTATCGCCGAGTTCGCGGGGTATCTCGAACAGTACGACAGCGTGATGAAGTCGCTGTACCGTTATAACGGGATGAAGATGAAGACGTACTCCAAATCGGTGCAGATCAGCAAGGAAAGCTATTACTACGCGATCCGCGTGATGGATATCTATTACCTGTATAAAAATCCGCAGGGGTAA
- a CDS encoding AIPR family protein codes for MGILHVNHIQKKLRETYTGKIDISDARNDNERENFFLTRAFAAYSLQCLGNIEPINATESIVDGFNDNGIDLILFDKKKKILWIIQSKWIKNGTSQPDNGEVLKFCEGIKDIIELKFENFNEKVKLKENEVIEALEDPYVKIKIVLAYTGNDFLSIHNKRALDDLLEALNDPSELAYLEIFNLGIAHKSLIGILGGQPINTDLILTNWGKTEEPYQSFYGIISGGDLANLWSENRFKLLSENIRDFIGFTEVNEEIFNTIQTEPKNFFYYNNGLTALCRKITKKPVGGGDRNTGIFYIEDFKIVNGAQTVGTLGNVLENNKHNLDDVKVFIKIISLENCPDGFGVSVTRCTNTQNKIERRDFVSLDPENERIKTELSLEGINYHYIRSDEQITPDDKNFYVDEIITALACEYSEVDYTVIAKREIGKLWENIEKKPYIDLINSKLSAIKIIRCIAIFREINKILKEKELRSTGRLKSHYIHSNRFVLHMVFQIINKEIINDPLYDFNSFKTKFLPNIAVEIIEKTHNIVEEIYQSSLIHQLYRNLKKCKEIKKKFVQ; via the coding sequence ATGGGTATACTACACGTTAATCATATCCAAAAGAAACTCAGAGAAACTTATACAGGTAAAATAGATATTTCAGACGCAAGGAATGATAATGAAAGAGAAAACTTTTTTTTAACAAGAGCTTTTGCAGCCTATTCTTTACAATGCTTAGGAAATATTGAACCAATAAATGCTACAGAAAGCATTGTTGATGGATTTAATGACAATGGAATAGACTTAATTCTATTTGATAAAAAAAAGAAAATATTATGGATAATACAATCAAAATGGATTAAAAATGGAACTTCACAACCAGATAATGGAGAAGTATTAAAATTCTGTGAAGGTATAAAGGATATTATTGAATTAAAATTTGAAAACTTTAATGAAAAAGTTAAACTTAAAGAAAATGAGGTTATTGAAGCATTAGAAGATCCATATGTAAAAATAAAAATTGTTTTAGCATATACGGGAAATGATTTTTTATCAATACATAATAAAAGAGCATTGGATGATTTACTTGAGGCTTTAAATGACCCTTCAGAATTAGCATATCTTGAAATTTTTAACTTAGGTATTGCACATAAATCTCTTATAGGAATTTTAGGGGGTCAGCCAATAAATACAGACCTTATATTAACAAATTGGGGGAAAACTGAAGAACCTTATCAATCCTTTTATGGAATAATTAGTGGGGGTGATTTGGCAAATTTATGGAGTGAAAACAGATTTAAATTACTTTCTGAAAACATCAGAGATTTTATTGGTTTTACAGAGGTGAATGAAGAAATCTTTAACACAATTCAAACTGAACCAAAGAATTTTTTTTATTATAACAATGGTTTAACTGCTTTATGTAGAAAAATAACTAAGAAGCCTGTTGGAGGAGGAGACAGAAATACTGGAATATTTTATATAGAAGATTTTAAAATTGTTAATGGTGCGCAAACTGTAGGAACTCTAGGAAATGTTTTAGAGAATAATAAACATAATTTGGATGATGTTAAAGTGTTTATAAAAATTATTTCATTGGAAAATTGTCCTGATGGATTTGGGGTTTCGGTAACCCGTTGTACTAATACACAAAACAAAATTGAAAGACGGGACTTTGTATCCTTAGATCCTGAAAATGAGAGAATAAAAACAGAATTATCTCTAGAAGGAATTAATTATCATTATATTAGGTCAGATGAACAAATAACTCCTGATGATAAAAACTTTTATGTTGATGAAATAATCACAGCATTGGCCTGTGAATATTCTGAAGTTGATTATACTGTTATAGCAAAAAGGGAAATAGGAAAATTATGGGAAAATATTGAGAAAAAACCCTATATAGATTTAATAAATAGTAAATTGAGTGCGATAAAAATAATTAGATGTATAGCTATATTTAGAGAAATAAACAAAATACTAAAAGAAAAAGAACTAAGATCAACTGGTAGATTGAAGAGCCATTATATTCATTCAAATCGCTTTGTTCTACATATGGTTTTTCAAATAATAAATAAAGAAATAATAAATGATCCTCTATATGATTTTAATAGTTTTAAAACAAAATTTTTGCCAAATATTGCTGTAGAAATAATTGAAAAAACCCATAATATAGTAGAAGAAATTTATCAATCATCTCTTATTCATCAATTATATAGAAATTTAAAAAAATGCAAAGAAATTAAAAAAAAGTTTGTACAATAA
- a CDS encoding patatin-like phospholipase family protein, with amino-acid sequence MKRIGIALGGGGAKGFCHIEFLRAIEELGYQPSVISGTSIGAVIGGMYASGLSPDDIQRVINDLKLFEIGKMVDLSIFSLSGLIKGKSLEQFFLKTLPVNDFSQTRIPLKIVATDFWKREEVVMERGPLITAMRASMSLPGIFEPVVADGRVLVDGGCVNPVPYDIIRAECDILIAVDVSGTKVPSVPDTPPNMLEGIFTTFQIMQASIVESMMEKHKPDLYVKPELKNVRMLEFYKYDEIKNGVEGDIRQFKEDVRKLMKSFLGIF; translated from the coding sequence ATGAAACGGATCGGGATAGCGTTAGGCGGCGGCGGAGCGAAGGGGTTCTGTCATATCGAATTCCTCCGCGCGATCGAGGAACTCGGCTATCAGCCGTCGGTCATATCCGGCACCAGTATCGGCGCGGTGATCGGCGGTATGTACGCATCGGGACTCTCCCCCGACGATATCCAGCGCGTTATCAACGACCTCAAGCTGTTCGAAATCGGTAAAATGGTCGATCTTTCGATATTCAGCCTGTCGGGGCTGATCAAGGGAAAAAGCCTCGAACAGTTCTTCCTGAAGACCCTCCCTGTCAACGACTTCTCCCAGACCCGAATCCCCCTCAAGATAGTCGCAACCGATTTCTGGAAGCGCGAGGAAGTGGTGATGGAGCGCGGCCCGCTGATTACCGCGATGCGCGCGAGTATGTCGCTCCCCGGCATATTCGAGCCGGTGGTCGCGGACGGGCGCGTGCTGGTGGACGGCGGATGCGTGAACCCGGTGCCGTACGATATTATCCGCGCGGAGTGCGATATCCTGATCGCGGTCGACGTGTCCGGCACGAAAGTCCCGTCCGTACCGGATACCCCTCCGAATATGCTCGAGGGCATCTTCACGACGTTCCAGATCATGCAGGCGTCGATAGTGGAAAGTATGATGGAGAAGCACAAACCCGACCTGTATGTCAAGCCCGAACTGAAGAACGTGCGTATGCTCGAGTTCTATAAGTATGACGAGATCAAGAACGGCGTCGAGGGAGATATACGCCAGTTCAAGGAAGATGTGCGGAAGCTGATGAAATCGTTCCTGGGGATATTTTAA
- a CDS encoding radical SAM protein: MCPRACGVDRAKELGECGEGFEPRISSANLHHGEEPPISGTSGSGTLFFTGCNLHCMFCQNFPISQLHRATKTLTTDGLADAMLSLQKRGAHNINWVTPSHFIYQAVAALGIAVEKGLSIPIVYNTSGYDSLPVIRDLDGIVDIYLPDAKYAFDDIAVEYSSAPNYPQINRNVLIEMYRQTGSEIEADKAGIARRGMIIRHLVLPGNTANSKAALKWIAENLTPSIHLALMSQYFPADRAANHPVIGRRLTQDEYDEVIGYADELGFENGWFQQLIADGGC, from the coding sequence ATGTGCCCGAGGGCGTGCGGGGTCGACCGCGCGAAGGAGCTCGGCGAATGCGGCGAGGGGTTCGAGCCGCGCATCTCGAGCGCGAACCTCCATCACGGCGAGGAACCCCCGATATCGGGGACCTCCGGGAGCGGCACCCTCTTTTTCACCGGGTGTAATCTCCACTGCATGTTCTGCCAGAATTTCCCGATCAGCCAGCTCCACCGCGCGACAAAAACTCTCACGACCGACGGACTCGCGGACGCGATGCTGTCGCTCCAGAAACGCGGCGCGCATAACATCAACTGGGTCACTCCGTCGCACTTTATCTATCAGGCGGTCGCCGCGCTGGGTATCGCTGTCGAGAAGGGGCTCTCTATCCCCATAGTCTATAACACGTCAGGCTACGACAGCCTTCCGGTTATCCGCGATCTCGACGGGATTGTCGATATTTACCTGCCCGACGCGAAGTACGCGTTCGACGATATCGCGGTCGAGTACTCGAGCGCGCCGAATTATCCGCAAATTAACAGGAATGTCCTCATAGAGATGTACCGCCAGACCGGGTCGGAAATCGAGGCCGACAAGGCGGGTATCGCCCGCCGCGGGATGATTATCCGTCATCTGGTGCTCCCCGGCAATACCGCGAACTCCAAGGCGGCGCTGAAATGGATCGCGGAGAACCTAACCCCGTCTATCCATCTCGCGCTCATGTCGCAGTATTTTCCCGCCGACCGCGCGGCGAATCACCCGGTGATCGGAAGGCGTCTCACGCAGGACGAGTACGACGAAGTGATCGGGTACGCCGACGAGCTGGGGTTCGAGAACGGGTGGTTCCAACAACTCATTGCAGACGGGGGATGTTGA